The DNA region AGCCGGCGCCCACCCCGAGCACAGTCACGCCGGTGCGTTCGGCGATGCGCCAGCCACCGTTGACGTCCGGGAACGTGGGGCTGCCGTCGTACAGCACGATGGTCGCGCCATGCAGGAGACCGCCGATGAGGTAGTTCCACACCATCCAGCTCGTCGAGGTGAGGAACAGGAACCGGTCGGACGCGCGCACGTCAGCACCGAGGCCGAGAGACTTCAGCAGCTCCATGACGATGCCGCCATGCCCGTGGACGATGCCCTTGGGCACCCCGGTCGTGCCGGAGGACCACAGCACCCACAGCGGGTGGTCGAACGGGACGTCGGCGAACTCGATCTCCGCGTCGTCCAGGGTGTCCGGCCAGTCGTGGACCGCCACGCCGGCACGCACGGGCCAGGAACCGGTGGTACGGCACCGGACGGTGACCAGGTGCCGCACCGTGGGCAGCCCGTCCAACAGCTCGGCAGCCTCAGTACGGCGATCGAACACCTTTCCGCCATAGGTGTAGCCGTCTGCGGCGATCAGGGCGACCGGGGCAACCTGGCGGAACCGGCCCAGCACACTCGGTATGCCGAAGTCCGGTGAGCATGCTGTCCATACTGCGCCGACGGCTGCGGTGGCCAGCAAGGCGACGACAGCCTCCCGGATGTTGGGCAGGTAGGCCGCGACGTGGTCGCCGGGCCCGACGCGCAGTACACGCAACCTGGTCGCGACGGCGGCGACCTCGTCCCGCAGCTCACGCCAGGAGGTCTCGACCGGCTCGCCGGTCTCGGTCACGCTCACCAGCGCCGGTCGGGTGTCGCTCGGTGCGGCCAGGCAGCGTTGCGCGAAGTTCAGCCGGGCACCGGGGAACCAGCGCGCGCCGGGCATGGTGCGCTCGGCCAGCACGGCGTCGTAGCTGTCGGCCTCATCCAGCCCGTAGTACTCCCAGACCGCTGCCCAGAACTCGGTGAGCTCGTCGGTGCTCCACCGCCACAGCTCGATGTAGTCGGCGAACGAGTGGCCCCGCGATGTCCGGAGCCATCGGAGGAAGTCGGCGAGGTTGGACTCTTCGACCTGGTGCGGGCTCGGCCGCCACAGTATGTTCGATACACCCATGATCCGTCCGGTTTCAGTAGGTGATGGGCGGTTTGACTCCATCACGCTTGCTGGTCATCGAATCGAGCGCGTCCTCGGCCTTGGCTATGCCGAACCGGTGCGTCGTCATCGGTGCCGGGTCGGCTGTCCCCGTGGCCAGCAATCGCATCAGGCGCGTCATCCGTGTGCCGAAGTTGCCGACCAGGCCCTCCACCCTGCCGAACCGTTCGGTGACGCCGACGACGCAGTGTCCGCGACCTGGTCCTGCCGGGTCACGTCACAGGCGCCGCCAACGTGGCCTGTGCCCCGGATTTCGTCAGGGCGTCGGCGGGCTCCTAGCCGACGTCCTCGTCGAGGTCGACGATGGCGAGCGCGGCGCCTTCTTCGGCCATCCGGGGCGAGAGGGCGCGGCCGAGCCCGTTGCCGCCCCCGTGACTATCGCGGCTTTTCCGGCGAGGCGTCTCCTACCATTTTCCCCCTTCATTGAACATGGATCTGCGAGATTGCCGTTGAATCTGCGAGCAGACGCCGGGACCGGCGGGTTTCAGAGGGTGACCGGCAGGTCGCGGCCGAGCCACTCGGTGTAGAACGTCGCCAGGTCGGGTGTGAAGTCGACCTCCACCGGAAAGGTCGGCGGGACGCAGTCGACGTCAAGGAGTGTGCCGCTGACCGGGCAGAGGAACTCGCGGATCTCGACGAGGTCGGGGTCGATGGTGAGGTGTTCCTCCGGGTAGATTCTGAGGAAGTCCTCGCGGGTGCGCCGGACGATCACCCGGCACAGCATCTTCCAGTTTCCGTTCCAGGGGCCGAGTTCGGCGCCTGCCTTCGTCTTGACGATGGCCTTGCCGTCCTTGGCGACGATGAACAGGTTCTCCCCGAGGGGGAGCAGGATCTGCTCGTCCCAGTCGACGAGTTGCTGCTGTGCGACAAGGGTTTCGGCGAAGCGGGACTCGTCCTTCGGGGCCCGCATGAGGCCGAGCAGTTCCTCCCAGGACAGCTTGCGCTGCACCAGGGCGTTCGTGGTCTCCTGGCTGGAGACCGGAGAGCGGTCGTCGTCGGTCATGGTGGTGTCCTCTTTCAGGGAGCCGCGTCCGGTCAGGAAGCCGCGTCCGGCCGCGGGCGGCTGGACGAGGTCGGGTAGTAGAAGCCGACGGGTGCGGGAGCGGAGAAGTTCGGCTCGCCGGTCTCGGTGTAGGGGAACTCGTCGAGCTGCCAGAACGCCTTGTACTGGGTGACGAGGACGTCGGACAGCTTGGCCGAGCGGGCGAAGGTGTGGTGCACCATGTCGGAGACCTCACCCGCGGCGGCGCGGACGCGTTCCGCCTCCCACCACTCGGCCGCGGGCACCGACTCGGCCAGCCGGGCCTGCCGCCGCCGGTCGCGTTCCGCGTCGGTGTCGGTGCCCGCGAAGGCATACGCGGTGCGGGCACCCTCAGTGGTCATGAGTCCGTTGGCGAGGTCCTTCTCGATGGCGGAGGTCTCGCGATCCAGCGGATCCCCGTACCCCGCGCCGCCGTAGTACAGCACGCCGAACAGGTCGCCTTCCCGCAGGTTCGGTGACCACTGGTTGTCCGGACCGCAGTACCAGTCCTCGGCGGTGATCGTGCCGTCCAGCAGCATGCGTTCGGCCTCCTCGATGCTCGACGGCAGCTTCTCTCCCCGGGCGATGAGGTCGGCGACGTTGGTCCCGGTGGCCCACAGGCACTTCCACCCCGCCGGCGGGTAGCCGCCGAACAGTCCCTTGTGGAACACGCCGCCATTCATGCACCCGGATCCGGACAGGGTCACGTTGACCACGTCGGAGTTGCGGACCATCCACAGCGACTGCCAGCCGGACCCCCCGCGGAACCGGCCGTAGCCCTGGTGGTCAGGGACGAAGCTACGGCCGAGGTAGACGTTGGGGCCGGTCAGCTCCCAGACCTCGGCGTCGCCCTGGATGCCTTCGGAGTTCCAGATCGGGCTGCCGCAGTCCATGCCGTCGGCCACACCGCGGGCGCCGAAACTCTCGCCCGCCATCTCGAAGTTGTTGTAGCCGGTCGGTCCGCCGAACTGGTCGAAACCGGTGACCCCCACCATGCAGGTCGGGGTCGACATCAGGATCTCCTCGGTGAATCCCCTGGCGTACATGCTGATGCCCATCAGCCGCCAGACATTGGCGAAGATCGGGATGAGGGTCCACCAGGCCAACGAGGTCGCGACGCCCTGGTAGTTGGCGTTGACGATCGATCCCTCGGGCAGGTACTGCTTGACCGCCAGATACGCGCCGTCGTTGACCCGGCCGTCGTAGTTGAGCAGTTGGGTCAGGGTGATCCAGAAGCCGCCGTTCATCGGCCCCGGGGCGCAGTTGAACGGGTGGAAGCTCCAGCCCGTCGAACCCTCGTAGTCGAGTTCTATGCGGCCTTCACCTGTGACCGTCATCTCCTGGCGCACCAGATCGATGAAGTCGTTCTTGGCCAGCGGGTGTACGAAGGGCACATGGCTACGCTTGTGCACCGGCATGGTCAGCCCGCGGTAGGTGCCCGGCACCATGGTCGTACGAACCCGCTTGAGGAATTCCCGGCGGCCTTCCTCGATCAGTTCCTTCGTGGACTGCTTGTAGTAGTCCAGGCCGAACTGTTCGACGATCTCGGTGAGCGCCTCGCGGACCATCAGGCAGCCCGACAGCTTGGCCTTGTCGTCGAGGATCCACCAGTTGGCGTTCCTGAGGCCCATGCGCAGCCGCAGCATGTAGTCGTGGCGGAAGTGGTCGTCCTCGCCGACCTTCTCCGCGCTGATGTGCAGTCCCTCGCCGTACCGGTCCGGGGTGAGCACCGACATGCCCGGCCCCTCGTAGGTGCCCGCCTCCAGTTCGTGGGTGACCGCGCCGACCCAGGCGATGAGCTCGTCGCCGTGGAAGACCGGGATGACCGTCATGACGTCCGGCGTGTGCACACCGCCGGCCCACACCTCGTTGTTCTCGAAAATGTCCCCGGGCCTGATCCTCGGGTTGTCCTCGTAACCGTTCTTGATCATGAACTTGATGAACTCGGACAAGGTGTGGACGTGCACCATGATCCCGCTGGACAGGGCGATGGCGTCGCCTTCCGGGGTGTAGAGCCCGATCACGAACTCCTCGAAGTCCCGGACCGCGGGTGAGGAGGCGATGTACTTCATCGTCTCGCGCGTCGAGATGATGGTCGACAGCAGCCGGGAGTGGAACGACTCGAACTGGAGCGGGTCGGCTTCGAGGTTGGGCAGCTCGGTCAAGCCCTGGTAGTGACCGGTCTCTTCGAACAGCTCCTCGCAGCAGTTCAATTGCTCGAGCAGAGTCGGCTTCTCGCTGGTCATGTGGGGTCCTGCCTTTCAAGTCACCTTGGGACGAACGGGGTCAGGCCTGACCGGCGCGGTAGTGGATGAGGCGGCGGCTGTCGAACTCGACGTGATGGGTGGGCGGGATGAGCAGTGTGGTCGCCGGGTGCTCGATCACCGCCGGGCCGCCCACGACGTTGCCGGCCTGTAGCTCGTCCATCTCGTAGATTCGGAAGGTGATGGCCTGGCCCTTCCAGTGCCCAGGCCGGGTTCCCTTGAGCGCCGACGAGGGCGGGGTCCTGCCGTGCAGATCAAGCACCGGGATGGCCGGCTTGGGGGTCTCCAGATCGGCGGAGAGCGCGAGCTCCAGGATCTGGTAACCGACTTCGGAGTAGAGGGCCTGCTTCGGATAGATGCTGGTGTAGACGCGCTCGTAGCCGCGCATCAGCTCATGGAGGTCGTCGATCGACTTGAGCCGCTCACCGTCCCAGGGGACCTCGAAGTCCGAGAGCTGGTTGGTGAAGCGCACATAGGCCGAGCGGTTCAGCTTGGCCGCGCCGAAATCCCAGCCGTGGATGGCGAAGTCCTGACGCGCGCGCTCCTCCAGCGATGCCCAGGCCGCGTTGATCGCCTCGATCGCCGCGCTCTTGAGCGCGCGGGCCGGACCGTCGTCCCCTGCTGGACACGCCGCGATGGTCGCCTGGTGGTAGCGGTAGCGCCGCGGCGCGCAGAGCACGCCGAATGCCGAGAAGACGGCGGCGAACGGGAAAGTGATGACCTCCTTGAAATTCAGCCCGTCGAGCACCCCGGACAGGCCCAGCGGCCCGCCACCGCCGTACATCAGCATCGAGTACTCCTCGGTGGTGTACCCACGGCCACGGAGCATGTTCGACAGGAACTCCCGCATCGACTCGGTGACCA from Streptomyces sp. NBC_00258 includes:
- a CDS encoding acetoacetate--CoA ligase, encoding MGVSNILWRPSPHQVEESNLADFLRWLRTSRGHSFADYIELWRWSTDELTEFWAAVWEYYGLDEADSYDAVLAERTMPGARWFPGARLNFAQRCLAAPSDTRPALVSVTETGEPVETSWRELRDEVAAVATRLRVLRVGPGDHVAAYLPNIREAVVALLATAAVGAVWTACSPDFGIPSVLGRFRQVAPVALIAADGYTYGGKVFDRRTEAAELLDGLPTVRHLVTVRCRTTGSWPVRAGVAVHDWPDTLDDAEIEFADVPFDHPLWVLWSSGTTGVPKGIVHGHGGIVMELLKSLGLGADVRASDRFLFLTSTSWMVWNYLIGGLLHGATIVLYDGSPTFPDVNGGWRIAERTGVTVLGVGAGYLMAGEQANAQPRAAVGLSRLRSILQTGSTLAPSAWRWVYSHVSPDVWLQSVCGGTDICSALAGAAADLPVRTGRIPAPALGVALASWDPEGHPLTGQQGELVVTEPMPSMPLRFVADPDGQRYHASYFDTFPGVWRHGDWVTVHDDLSIVVAGRSDSTLNRMGVRMGSADIYAVVDRFPEITDSLVIGAELPDGGYVMPLFVVLAENIQLDDTLRGRIVTAIRTELSPRHVPDDIIAAPAVPRTLTGKKLEVPIKRILQGTAPTEVASAGAVTHEDTLNWYAQCGRTIAGTPK
- a CDS encoding acetone carboxylase subunit gamma, with the translated sequence MTDDDRSPVSSQETTNALVQRKLSWEELLGLMRAPKDESRFAETLVAQQQLVDWDEQILLPLGENLFIVAKDGKAIVKTKAGAELGPWNGNWKMLCRVIVRRTREDFLRIYPEEHLTIDPDLVEIREFLCPVSGTLLDVDCVPPTFPVEVDFTPDLATFYTEWLGRDLPVTL
- a CDS encoding hydantoinase B/oxoprolinase family protein — its product is MTSEKPTLLEQLNCCEELFEETGHYQGLTELPNLEADPLQFESFHSRLLSTIISTRETMKYIASSPAVRDFEEFVIGLYTPEGDAIALSSGIMVHVHTLSEFIKFMIKNGYEDNPRIRPGDIFENNEVWAGGVHTPDVMTVIPVFHGDELIAWVGAVTHELEAGTYEGPGMSVLTPDRYGEGLHISAEKVGEDDHFRHDYMLRLRMGLRNANWWILDDKAKLSGCLMVREALTEIVEQFGLDYYKQSTKELIEEGRREFLKRVRTTMVPGTYRGLTMPVHKRSHVPFVHPLAKNDFIDLVRQEMTVTGEGRIELDYEGSTGWSFHPFNCAPGPMNGGFWITLTQLLNYDGRVNDGAYLAVKQYLPEGSIVNANYQGVATSLAWWTLIPIFANVWRLMGISMYARGFTEEILMSTPTCMVGVTGFDQFGGPTGYNNFEMAGESFGARGVADGMDCGSPIWNSEGIQGDAEVWELTGPNVYLGRSFVPDHQGYGRFRGGSGWQSLWMVRNSDVVNVTLSGSGCMNGGVFHKGLFGGYPPAGWKCLWATGTNVADLIARGEKLPSSIEEAERMLLDGTITAEDWYCGPDNQWSPNLREGDLFGVLYYGGAGYGDPLDRETSAIEKDLANGLMTTEGARTAYAFAGTDTDAERDRRRQARLAESVPAAEWWEAERVRAAAGEVSDMVHHTFARSAKLSDVLVTQYKAFWQLDEFPYTETGEPNFSAPAPVGFYYPTSSSRPRPDAAS